A window of Punica granatum isolate Tunisia-2019 chromosome 8, ASM765513v2, whole genome shotgun sequence genomic DNA:
tgaattaaatggttaaaaaattgaagaaaaatggaaaagtaataattgtgttgttgatttttgttatatagtgagtagagttaaagttagagttaaaatttttaaaatatgattGTAAAATCAAATGGAGCTAAGTCTTTCGTTTCAGTACTTCATTAGTGCTTGAAGCACTTCATTATAAAATAGTTCTAATTTTAGTACATTGTTAATACCCAGagattgaaattttcaaatatttagttACAATTTCCAAAATTTAGTTCTCAATTTTCGTTTACACTTACAGTACATAACAGTACTACCCTCAtaactaaaaatattaaaatagttCTAATTTCCGTAAATCCTGTAGATCAAACTCGAGCCAGTTCTCTATACAATTTGTATGGAACTTGTGCCAACAATGAAAAGTCCCATTAATGCTTGCTTCGGACCATTAGGGGCCGTTCATGGTGCGGTTCAGTTCGAAAATTGAACCGAACCGCCTCAAACCGAAAAAGTAGTTCGGTTCAGTTATTGAAGTACTAGTTCGAATCGAACCATTTGAAAGCCTCCGAACCGGTTCTTTCGGTTCGGTTAATCGGTTAACGTTTcacaaaaattataatttcgcACTCTCTCAGCCCAACCCAAACGTAAGCTCACTGGCCCAGCCCAAACACAAGCCCACTGGCCCAGCCCCTCCGTTTTAGTTCGTCCCTCCTCCTGCTCCCTTCCTCTCCTGCCTCAGCCGAACGGTGCCGCGACTGCTTCTCGAAGGGGAGAGCCGCTGAGTCGGCGACGGCTGTTGCTCTTGATCCTGACGAGGCTCCGGAGCAAATCCGATGGCGAGCTAGAGATCGGGACAACGATCCACCGCTTGACCTGAAAATTGGCGTGCGGGGAGATCTTGTCGGTGATCCGGTCGATCCTCAACTTCTCCATCTCCCCTTCGATTGTCCTTCATCAACACAGCTTGTTCATGGAGGTCTGAGGTTCTGAGCTTCAGCGAGGTCCAGCTGTCCAGGGGAGTTCTCGGGGATGGGAGTTCTTGGGGAGTCGGGGTCCAGGGAGACGACTAAGAGTGAGGCTGACGAAGAGCCAGAGTTTGACCAGCACGTAAGATTTCCTACATACTCTACAGTTGAAAGTTCCCACGCCCACTTAATTTTCTTATGCACCGCTGTAGCACAAGGCACCTCTCTTAGAACCTGATTCAAAAGCGGCAAAGCTATACTAACCAGAACTGATCCATAATTTCTTTGACGTGAGACTAGAAATATAGCTCAAAACTTGAGCTAACATTGCAGGAAAGGACAAAGAAGAGTTCTCGGAGAGTCAGggagatgaagaagagttCTCGGGGAGCTTTTGAGCTTCAGTTCAGGGTGTGGTGTGCGTGAGTGAGGGGGAGGAAGGAGAGGAGACGAAGATGAAGAGGGAAATCGATGGTTTGGTTTtcactaattttaatttctttaaaaatacCAGTTCGGTTCGGTTAATCAAAGTTCATCGGATTTGAGCGGTTAGATGACTAACTGAACCGTTTCTTTGAAGAAAAACCGGATTGGAAACTAATTGGCTCGAGTGGTCGATTTCAAATGGCTTGGCTCGATTCGGTTATTTGGTTCTTTTGAACAGCCCTATGGACCATGTCCAAAATAAGAAATCATAAAGAAATTCCTCCCCTATGTACCACTTTTTATTTCcgagaaaactatcaatttggTTCCTGAGTTATGCAAGTTGCATCGCTTTGATCCCATGCATGAAAGTGGCATTCTTAATTTGgtccccttttttttaattaaaattactcttttgttaaataataattcaatttttctctTGCCTATTCCCCCGCCTTCAGTTCAAGGCGCTCAAGCTCAGCGTGGAGGCCTCCCCGGACCGCCTCCCCTGCTCCAAGAACATGGATGAGCCTCCCCCTGTGTCCTACTCCCTCATGGCCAAGATCAACAGTGAAAAGGAGCCCTCCTGATAGCTGCCACTTGCATTATCAGATTCACCACAGCTCGCAGCAGCAGACAACAACGGCTTCACCTTCGGCTATTGTCAAGGTCGAGCTCAAGCACTTTCTCCTCAGGAGCTATGACATAAACCTGGCGATTGTGCTCCCGTCCGCCCCACAGGCTTCCCACCTCTTTAACTTCAAATCGAGCTATCCACCACCTGTCTTCCTCTGCAAGCTGACGACGGACAGCAGCGAGCAGGCAGACTGGGTCTTTGGCTTTCCCTTTGCATGCAGCGAGGACGGAGATGAGAATTGCAGCAGAATCGGGGAAGTTCTCGCGAGAAAGTTCGGCAGGAACCCACTTATCATCGGGGTGTGCCCGAAGGGCGATGTCCAGAGAATTCCACTTATCATCGTGGTGTGCTCG
This region includes:
- the LOC116186971 gene encoding protein SMAX1-LIKE 7-like, giving the protein MSLPLCPTPSWPRSTVKRSPPDSCHLHYQIHHSSQQQTTTASPSAIVKVELKHFLLRSYDINLAIVLPSAPQASHLFNFKSSYPPPVFLCKLTTDSSEQADWVFGFPFACSEDGDENCSRIGEVLARKFGRNPLIIGVCPKGDVQRIPLIIVVCSKGILKRILDDVKRWETRNFARWTCWIELDPHRDGDI